A window of Variovorax sp. HW608 genomic DNA:
GGCACGGCCGCGCCGGTGGGCTGGTGGGCTTGGGTAGCGAAGACGTTCCCCCATGACGCCGAGACGGGCGGTGGTCTGCTGGTGGCCGTCGTGCAGATGGCCATTGCCCTGGGTTCTACGGCGGGTGGTCTGTTGTTCGACCGACAGGGCTATCAAAGCACCTTCGTGGCTAGCGCGCTCATGCTGCTGGTCGCCGCCGTTCTGACGGTCATGACATCACGCACGGAACCTCGGACGTGAACAACTTTTAGTCGAATAAATGCGTTGGTCGCTATCGGCGACTTCGGCGAGGAGGTGGGGAGTGTGGCGCGACGATCTGGGTGAGAAGCGCGCGACAAACAAGATGAGAAGAATTGTCGGTGCGCCGGGAGACCGGCAAGGAGTAGGTGGTGCAAGTCCATTGCGATGAAGGTGTAGCGAGCCACATCGGCCCCGAGCCGTGCGCCGGCTCCCGCGAGGGTGTCGGCGAAGCGTCGGTAGGGGAACACACAGGCCAGCCATTGAGCCGCGATAGTATTCTTGTCCGGGTGCCGACGCTGTCGACAAGGCGGAAGGCAACACATCCAAGCGCGCCATCGCAAGCGTTTGGATGGCCCGGCGTGGTCGTAGACCCTGGCATGTGTGCACGCTCCTTGTACGGGAACCGGGAGATCTCGGGTTTGACCAGCCGCCGTATAGGGCTGGCCCGCATCGGGAAGGCGAGGAGCCGTAGCCGATGATGAACGGACCCGAGAAGTCAGACCTCGCCATAGTAGCGATGAAGCCTGCGAACAAGGCCGGGCAACCGGCTGCGGAGTGGGTGGAGCCAAGGGCGGGGACCAAGGGGAACACGGGCCAACCGCGCACGCGACGGACTCAGAGCCGCGGTAGCGTGTCACAGGGGCTGGACCGTGTACGGAACGCTGCGAGGCAGCGGAAGAAGGGGAAGTTCACTGCGCTGCTACACCACGTGACGGTCGATCTACTGAGGGACGCGTTCCTGGCGCTCAAGCGCCGTGCCGCCCCCGGGGTTGATGGCGTGACATGGGAGGACTACGAGGCGGGGCTGGAGGGAAACCTCCAAGACCTGCATGCACGGGTCCATAGCGGCGGATATCGGGCGCTGCCCGTCAGGCGAAGGTTCATTCCCAAGCCTGGCACCGACAAGCAGCGCCCGCTCGGTATTGCCGCGCTGGAGGACAAGATCGTTCAGCGTGCGCTCGTCGCGGTGCTCAATGCCATCTATGAGGAAGACTTCCTCGGCCTCTCGTACGGGTTCCGGCCCGGACGAAGTCAGCACGATGCGCTTGACGCACTGGCGGTGGCGATCAGCAATACCCCGGTGAACTGGATTCTCGACGCGGACATTCGGAGTTTCTTCGACCGAATCGACCAGAGCTGGTTGGTCCGGTTCCTGGAGCACCGGATCGGCGACGAGCGCGTCATTCGCCTTGTGCGCAAGTGGCTCAAGGCGGGCGTCCTGGAAGAGGGAAGTTGGAGCGTCAGTGAAACGGGGACTCCTCAAGGAGCAGTGGTCTCACCACTGCTCGCGAACGTCTACCTGCACTACGTCTTCGACCTCTGGGCCCACCAATGGCGGAGGCGAGAAGCCACCGGCAACGTGATCGTCGTGCGCTACGCCGATGACATCGTGGCGGGTTTCGAGCATGAAGCCGATGCGAGGCGCTTCTGGGATGCGATGCGAACGCGGTTCGAACAGTTTGGCCTCGAACTGCACGGGGAGAAGACACGCTTGCTGGAGTTCGGCCGTCATGCGGCTAAACGTAGACAGCGGCGCGGCCTTGGCCGGCCGGAGACCTTCACGTTCTTGGGGTTCACGTTCATATGCGGCAAGTCCCGGCGCGGGGCATTCCTGCTCAAGCGCAAAACACGGGGTGACCGCATGCGAGCGAAGCTCCAGGAAATCAAGGCGCAGTTGCGTAACCGCATGCACGACGCCATCCCCGAACAGGGACGATGGTTGAAGGCTGTGGTGACCGGATTCTTCGCATACCACGCAGTGCCCACGAACTCGCGGGCACTGAGCGCGTTCCGATATCACGTCGTGAATCTTTGGCGGCGCACGCTCCGGCGACGCAGCCAGAAGGACGGAATGACATGGGAGCGCATGACGAAGATCGCTGCTGCATGGCTACCACCACCCCGAGTCCTTCATCCATGGCCAAGCGAGCGATTTGCCGTCAAACACCCGAGGTAGGAGCCGTATGCCCAAATCGGGCACGTACGGATCTGTGCGGGGGGCGGAGAGCAATCTCCGTCCCTACCGCGATCGGCCGCAGGATGATGCCGGCGTTGATTGACGCTGGCAAGAGTCAGGACGCAGGTTGGTTGTCGCGCGCTGTTGGAACGCCGACATTCTTCGGGGTGGCGAAGCTTGCGGGGCGTCCTGGTCCGTGCTGCTTGCGCTGCATGGCGGTGCGCCTGCGATAGCTCTCGACGTTGAGCTCGAAGATCGTCGAGTGGTGCACGAGGCGATCGACGGCGGCCAGGGTCATCGCAGGATCGGGGAAGACCTTGTTCCATTCGCCGAAGGGCTGGTTGGCGGTGATGAGCAGGGAGCGGCGCTCGTAGCGAGCGCTGATCAGCTCGAAGAGAACGGAGGTCTCGGCCTGGTCCTTGGTGACGTAGGCGAAGTCATCGAGCACGACGAGATGGAAGTTGTCGAGGCGGTTGATCGCCGCTTCCAGGGAGAGCTCCCGACGAGCGATCTGCAGTCGCTGCACGAGGTCGGAGGTGCGGGCGAACAGCACGCGCCAGCCCTTCTCAAGCAGCGCCAGGCCGATGGCGGACGACAAGTGCGACTTGCCGCCGCCTGGTGGTCCCATGAGGATCAAATTGGCGCCGTTGCGCAACCACGCGTCGCCGGCGCACAGCGCCGAGACCTGCGCCCTGGACACCATCGGCACGGCGTCGAAGTCGAAGTTATCCAGAGTCTTGCCAGGCAGGAGCTTGGCCTCGGCGAGGTGGCGTTCGATGCGACGCCGGTCGCGCTCGGCGAGCTCATGCTCGGCCAAGGCCATGAGTAGCCGGGCGGCGGGCCAGCCCTCCTTGTCGGAGCGTTCAGCGAAGGTCGGCCACATCTGCTTGAGCGCGGGCAGCCGCAGTTCGTTCAGCAGCAGCGTCAGGCGCGTCGAGTCGAATTCGTCGCTCATGCTTGCACCTCCATGTCGAGGTTGACCAGGGCCTCGTAGTCGCTCAGCGAGGCCAGTTGCACGCATACGTGCGGCAGGCGAGCCGGATCGGGGGTGAAGCGGGCCCATAGGGCCTTCAGGTCGGGTAGTCGTCGCTCGGACAGGTCCTGAGCCAGCACGTCGGCGAGCTGGGCTTCGCAGGTTCGCTCGTGCGCGAGGCTCAGCAGCTCGACCATGGTCTTGCAGGCCGCGCGTGGTGTGAGCGCCTCGCACAGGCGATCGAACGTCAGTCGATAGGCTTCGCGAGGGAAGAGCCGGTCCCGATAGACCAGGTTGAGCAAGGCCATCGGCTTGCGGCGCAGCGCATGGATGACGTGCCGGTAGTCGACGACGTGACCATGCCGGCCGTTGGCGCCGGGGCGACCTCGCTCGAGGGTCATCAGCGACGTTCCTCCGAGCAGCAGCTCCAGCCGGTCGTCGTACAGTCGCACGCGCAGGCGATGGCCGATCAGCCGCGACGGAACGGTGTAGAACACCTTGCGCAGGGTGAACCCCCCGGCCGAGGTCACGTACACGAGCGTCTCCTCGTAGTCGCAGGTGCGTGAGGGCGGCAGCGGCTGCAGCGTGACGCGCTCGGCATCGATGCGCTTGCCGTTGCGCGCGTTGTGGCGACTGACGATCTCGTCGATGAAGCGGCGATAGGCCAACAGATCGGCAAAGTCGCTGCTGCCGCGCAGCAGCACGGCGTCGCGGATGGCGCTCTTGAGATGGCCGTGAGGACTCTCGATCGAGCCGTTCTCGTGGGCAACGCCGCGGTTGTTGCGCGTGGGCTGCATGCCGTAGTGCGCGCACAGCGCGTCGTAGCGCGACGTCAGGTCGTCGCGAGCCTCTCGTTCCAGGTTGCGGAAGGCTGCCGACAGGCTGTCGCTGCGATGCTCTCGCGGGGCGCCGCCCAAGGCCCATAACGCGTTCTGCAGCCCCTCGGCCAGCGCGACATAGCTCTCCCCGCCCAGGATGACGTGCGCGTGCTCGAAACCCGAACAGGCCAGGCGGAAGTGGTAGAGGCGATGGTCCAGCGCGACACCGGCCACGGTGATGCCCAAGCCGTCCATCTCGGTGAAGTCCGACAGGCCCAGGCGGCCTGGCTCGTGCACCTGACGGAAGATGACATCACGTTCTTCGCCGTGAATGGCGCGCCAGCCACGGATGCGCCGCTCCAGCGTGCGGCGCACACCGGGCGGCAATTGCGGATGACGCCGCATCATCTCCTCGAACACCGCAACGGGGCGCACGCCTGGCGCCGCCTTGAGCAGTGGGACCACTTCGGCGTCGAAGATCTCGGCCAGTGGATCGGGACGCCGGCGCTCGCGCGGCGCCTTCTTCTGCGACGGCAGGCGCGGGTCCTGCTCGACGCGGTAGGCCGTCGCGACGCTGAAACCGACGCGTGCGGCCGCCTTGGATGGTCCTTCGGACAATCTGTGCTTCATGTAAAGCCTCATCTGGTAGTCGTTGATGTGATGTCCGGGCACGGGCAGGCTCTCGTGTTCACAAGATCCATGCTCCATACCCGATCCACCGCGACCACCGATGGGCCCCCGGGGAGGCACCCGCCGGCGCGCGCGGTGCAGGAACGGTTCCGGGCTACGCCCGGCCCCGTTCCTGCACCGCAGGTCTTCTCATCCAGATTGACGCGCTGTTCTCATCCTGATTGCCGCGCGGCAGGGGAGTAGGGCAAGCCAGGAAGCCAGAGGCGTGTGCCCGCGATTGCGAGGCCCTCAGGGTTTCTCGGGCAAGGCTCGAATTGGTTCGGGCTGCCATCCGCGGGGCCATTGGCCCAAGACCCGCAGCACTTCGTTCCGCTACTGGAAAGTCAGCCTCGATAAAGATGAGTTATTGACCCCAGACCCTCGCCCCTCCCGGTCGGCGAAACGCCTCGTCTTTGAACGATCTGCAAAGGTGAGGGGCGGGCAGGCCGGAGGCAGGCGCGAGCGCTGCCTTGGCGATGACTGTTCATCGGCCGCCGGTAAGCCACTTGCCGGAGGGCCAGACCAAGGCACGGTCCGCGAACGCTCCTTTGTAGCGCGGCCATGCGATGAGCGACGATTCCTTTGACCTCGACGGTCACGATGCCGAACATGCCGAACATGCCGAACATGCCGAACATGCCGAACATGCCGAACATGCCGACACGTCCCACGACAACACTGCAGGCGGGTTCCTTCCGCTCGATGGTCACGTCGGCCCACTGATCTCCACCATCCTCGCCGGCGGGAACAGGTCCTTCGAGGTCAGCCTGCGCGAGCGCCGCACCCGTCAACGCCTCACCGTCATGGTTCGCGCTCCGAACCGCGTGCTAGCCCGCGACAGGGCGATCCGCGCCGCCGCCTGGCGCTTCACCAACACGCCGTATCTCGAGGTCATAGCGGAGCGCCAGTTGGCGGAGCGCTTCCTCTGGGATGTCTTCTTGACGGGGCGGCCTCATGCGTTGCCGCGCAGCCCTGTGACGGGGCGGGCGCACCTGATCGGCCGGGTCGTCGCGGCCAACGCAGACGCGGCCACTGAAGCTGCCCTGGCGGCCTTCGGGGTGGACGATGGACGGTGGCGGACATGTGACCCCCTGCGGTCCATCGGTCCCGAGGACGAGATCGAAGTCCGTCCGGTATGAAGGAGGCGACCATGACCGGCAACACACGCACGGTGGCGTACACGCCTGCCTGGGCGACGACAAAGAGGCTCGCGAAGATCGCCGGCAACAAGGGAAGTGACTATGAGCTGTACGGCAAGCTCGAGAAGCTTGATCGCCACATCGGCGTCCCGTTTGCATGGTTCTTCTTCATGCTCCACGGCAATCGCGTCGGCGACGTGTCCGGGCATCGCGTGCTGCGCGCCGCCGAGCAGGGCCTGATCGTCCTGCCCGAGCACGACTATCGGGTGCTCAAGGCCTGGTCCCAACATCCCTACGGGTTCTGAACAGCAACGCAAGGACGAGCTGTGAAGACGCTGCCCGCTTGCGCGCGAAAGCTGCATCGAGGTCACTTCGCATTCATGCGTGCCTTGGTTCAGGGGATCGACTCGGGGGAAGCCTGGGACCGATATCTGAATATTGAAGGCGACAGAGGCGATGCGCGGCGCGTGCGAAGCGCGATCGCCTGGATGCGGAGTGCGTTTGCCGCCGCTGCTCGCCGCGAGCAGCGACCAGGGACCGCTCGCCTGGTACTTGTCGACGCACAGCGCTGGCCGGATACCGGATCGGCGCCGGCGCCGGCGCCGCCGTCGCTGGAGGAATTCGTACTTGCATCCGGCATGGACGGCTTCTCGGAGGCCGAGCAGCTCGAACGCTATGCGGAGGTCCACGGCAATGGCGGAACGCGCCTCTCACGGCGGGCCCGCATGATCGAGCGGCAGCTGCAGGCGCTCCAGTGGCTCGAGAACCTGGCTGCCCAGGAGCCGTTGGCCGGCGATTCGGTCCATGCCTGGTTTGATCCGAGGCTGGCCGAGCGCCTGCAGCGTGCGGATCTGCCGACGCTGCACGCCCTGATCCAGCGAATCAATGGTGTCGGCGCAAGATGGTGGACCTGCGTGGCGGGCGTCGGACCCGTAAAGGCGACGCGTATCGTCCAGTGGCTGCAGACGCACGAAAGCAGCATCGGTCATGCGGTCGGGGACCATGCGTTGGTCCTGCGGTCGCACCTGAGCCGCAGCGACCTGGACGCTGTGACGCCACCGGCGACGGCGTTGCGGCCGCTGGAGAAGCTGCAGGTTCCTCAGGCTCTCGATGGCAGCAACGGCCGCTATCGTTCGCCCAGGGATCGCAACCTCTTGAGAGCGGACAACGACCACCGGGCGATCGAAGCATTCCTCTCGACCAAGGACGACATGCCGGCAACGCAGAGGGCGTATCGCCGCGAAGCCGAACGACTGTTGCTGTGGTGCGTTCTGGAGCACGGGATGGCCCTGTCGTCGCTCAGCGTGGAGGATGCCGACGCGTACATGCGCTTCCTTGCCGATCCGCCCGGCTGGTGGTGCGGGCCGCGACACCGGCAACGCTGGTCACCGCTCTGGCGGCCCCTCGAAGGCCCCTTGTCGGCCGTCGCGCGTGCTCAGGCCCTGACGATACTGCGATCGCTCTTCGGCTTCCTCATGAAGCAGGGCTACCTGGTCGGCAATCCGTTCGCGGCAGTGGTGCCACCACGCGCCCCGCTGCGGCCGTTGGGTTCTGGCAGAACATTGACCAAGGCGCAGTGGAAGCATGTGCTTGCGGTGATCAACCAGGCAAGCACGCCAGCGCAGCAGCTGCGCGGCAGGGCCGTGCGCTGGCTGTATGCAACGGGATTGCGCGGGGCCGAACTGATCGCAGCCCGATGCGGACACCTCAAGCGGGTGGAGTTCACGGACGCTGATGGCCGCCCGACCGTCGGCTGGATGCTCGAAGTGGTAGGGAAGGGCGGCCGATTCCGCGAGGTCCCAGTACCCGTCAACCTGGTCCGGGAGCTGGCCGACGCGCTCGGCGCCGCGGGCCGCGCGCCGAGTGTCGACGGCGCAAGCAACGTTGATGTGCCTGTGTTGGCCCGGTTCGGGGGACCTGGCAAGGGGCCGATCGGATATTCGTCGAACTGGCTCTACCAGGCCGCGAAGGCCGTGTTCGAGGACGCCGCGCGCACGCTCGAAGGAGAGGCGTCGACGAGGCTATTGCAGGCCAGTACGCACTGGCTGCGCCACTCGCACGGCAGCCATGCGCTCAACCCCGACGAGCTGGGCGCGGAAGTGCCCATCGAGATCGTTCGTAGGAACCTGGGGCATAGCTCGATCGGAACGACGTCGGGGTATATCACCACCGAGCGGGATGCTCAGCTTCGCGCCATGTCGAAGCTTTGGCAACACAACGCCGTGTAGAGAGACGAAGGGGTGGGCATGTCGGCGCGACGTCCGCCTTCAGGGGCGGCAAGTTGGTCGCTGTGGCCGGGCCAGGGCATCGTAAAAAGGCCCTGCCGAAGTTGGCAGGGCCGAAAGATGCGAAGGGCATCTCAGAAGTTCTTGGGCTGATTCTTGGCTTCCATGATTGCCGATTGAAGCTTGCGCTTCACGATGGGATCCTGAAGGTCAAGCCGCCCGCGTCGAGGGTATCTTGGCGTTTTGCCGGGCGCGGCGGCGAACCAGGTGTCGTCAAAGGCAAGCCGGTGATGATTGACCAAGTCGAACTTGGTTGCTTTGGTCAGGCCCGTCTTGGCGCTGGCCTCAATGACGAACTCTCCGGGATACACCGCTGTAGTGTTCTGTGATGTGGCGTACGCGACCACTACAACAGAACCGGCGGGGTCATCGCTCGCCTCTTCGACCTGAAGCACTAAAGCCGGGCGGTTCTTGGGGCCCGGTACGCCTACTTCCTGCGGAAACCTGCACTCGACAATGTCCCCGAGCTTGGGCCCGGTGTCCAGTACGTCTGGCTCACAGCAGCGAGCCGATGACCTTACCTTTCCTTTTTGGTTCAGCCTTCGCGATGGCCTGGTGCTGAGTCTTGGTGAGTGGCATCAATTTCTCCATGTCCTGTTCGACGAAAACCTCGTCTCGCAGTCTCGCGAGCGCGTACAGGACAGTCTGGGTTTCGTTGAAGCCGAGTCTTTTGGCCAGTGCCCGCAGCGCGTCTCTCGACACGGTCGTGAGCGTGTCGTCTTTGAAGTTCAGCTTCAGTGGCTGTTGGCTGGTGGCGGCGGGCATGGCGGCTCCTGGGGAAGGGGTATCGTGTATCCCTATTGTATATACCGCCTATGCATCCTGCAAACTGTCGTCCTCGCTGCGAACAGCGCACTTGGTCCCGAAAAGCCAGCTCCTTTGGCCCGGAAGCGGCGCTGGGGCCTTCAGTAATTGCGGGCACCAGTGTTGCCTAGAGCGGCGGTTGCGGGCGAACTGACCCGCCGGTTTGCGCACGCCGGCGACGACTCGCATGTGGCAGGACGCGGGCCAGCTACAGTCTTCAGAGGCCGAGCTCCGAAGGTCGGGTGAGAGCCGCCAAGCCGCCACCGGACGGGGCCATCCCATGCTTCGGGTACGTGCCCATTGCCGAAGTCCAGGTTGTGTCGCTGTGCTTCGGCAGGCGCCCAGGAGCCGCCGTTCGACCACCGTGCCAGGTTGCGTCGGTCGGCGCCGCTTGCGACCCATAGAAGCCCGGTCGGTTCGCTCCGAAGCCGCAGGACGACAAGCCCGGACCTGGGACCCAGTTGTCCAGCACTGCTGCCAGATGGATGAGGCACACGACCGGAGGATCGGGATGTTCGGTGCCCAGTTCCCTGTGGGCGAACGTCACATCACCAGCGGTGACAGTCCGCGTGGGCACGTTTTTCCAGCTCACTTTCGGATCTTTGCTGAACGCCCATGGCATGGCTCCTTGATAGTCGACAGACCGTACAGCTCAGTCCGCAAGTACCGGGTAGTCGGTGTAACCCTTGGCACCCGGGGTGTAGAAGGTTTCGGGGTCCAGCACGTTGAGCGCGGCGTCAGTACGCATGCGTGCGACCAGGTCCGGATTGGCGATGAAGGGCCGGGCGAAGGCAATGAGGTCCGCCTGACCGGCTTCGAGCGCACGCTCGGCGCTGGCCTGATCGAATCCGCCGGCGAGGATGAACAGGCCCTTGAAGGCGGCGCGAAGACGAGCCTTCAGCTCGGCAGGCACTGCGGGAGCTCCCATGGCCGAATGATCGAGAACGTGGACGTAAAGCAGGCCCAGCTCCGACAGCTGATGCGTCAACGCCAGGTACTGCGCGTCCACGTCGGCAAAAGGCCCAGTACTGTTGAACACGCCATAAGGCGAGAGCCGAATGCCCACGCGCTGTGGGCCTATGGCCGCCGCGGTGGCCCGGGCGATCTCGATTGCAAAGCGGTTGCGACCGTCGATGCCGGCGCCGTATTGGTCGGTGCGCTGGTTCACATTGGCGTTGAGGAACTGCTCGATCAGGTAGCCATTCGCGGCGTGCAATTCGACTCCGTCGAATCCTGCTTGGATCGCGAGTTGCGCCGACTGGACGTATTCGTCGACGGCATGCGCGATGTCGTCCTGGCTCATGGCCCGCGGGCGGCTGTGCTGTTGCATGCCCTTCGCATCGGTATGCATCTGGCCGGGGCAGGCATCGGCGGTGGGCCCCAGGACCTCGGCTGCAACCGGCAGGTTCAACACATGGGTCACGCGCCCGGTGTGCATGAGTTGGACGAAGATCTTGCCGCCCCTGGCGTGGACGGCGTCGGTGACCCGCCGCCATCCCAGCACCTGCGCCTGGTTGAAGAGCCCGGGGATGCGTGCATAGCCCAGGCCGTTCGGAGACGGCGATGTGCCTTCCGTGATGATCAGGCCGGCTGCAGCTCGCTGGCCGTAGTACTCGGCCATCAGGTCGT
This region includes:
- the ltrA gene encoding group II intron reverse transcriptase/maturase, with product MMNGPEKSDLAIVAMKPANKAGQPAAEWVEPRAGTKGNTGQPRTRRTQSRGSVSQGLDRVRNAARQRKKGKFTALLHHVTVDLLRDAFLALKRRAAPGVDGVTWEDYEAGLEGNLQDLHARVHSGGYRALPVRRRFIPKPGTDKQRPLGIAALEDKIVQRALVAVLNAIYEEDFLGLSYGFRPGRSQHDALDALAVAISNTPVNWILDADIRSFFDRIDQSWLVRFLEHRIGDERVIRLVRKWLKAGVLEEGSWSVSETGTPQGAVVSPLLANVYLHYVFDLWAHQWRRREATGNVIVVRYADDIVAGFEHEADARRFWDAMRTRFEQFGLELHGEKTRLLEFGRHAAKRRQRRGLGRPETFTFLGFTFICGKSRRGAFLLKRKTRGDRMRAKLQEIKAQLRNRMHDAIPEQGRWLKAVVTGFFAYHAVPTNSRALSAFRYHVVNLWRRTLRRRSQKDGMTWERMTKIAAAWLPPPRVLHPWPSERFAVKHPR
- a CDS encoding phage integrase family protein, which encodes MKTLPACARKLHRGHFAFMRALVQGIDSGEAWDRYLNIEGDRGDARRVRSAIAWMRSAFAAAARREQRPGTARLVLVDAQRWPDTGSAPAPAPPSLEEFVLASGMDGFSEAEQLERYAEVHGNGGTRLSRRARMIERQLQALQWLENLAAQEPLAGDSVHAWFDPRLAERLQRADLPTLHALIQRINGVGARWWTCVAGVGPVKATRIVQWLQTHESSIGHAVGDHALVLRSHLSRSDLDAVTPPATALRPLEKLQVPQALDGSNGRYRSPRDRNLLRADNDHRAIEAFLSTKDDMPATQRAYRREAERLLLWCVLEHGMALSSLSVEDADAYMRFLADPPGWWCGPRHRQRWSPLWRPLEGPLSAVARAQALTILRSLFGFLMKQGYLVGNPFAAVVPPRAPLRPLGSGRTLTKAQWKHVLAVINQASTPAQQLRGRAVRWLYATGLRGAELIAARCGHLKRVEFTDADGRPTVGWMLEVVGKGGRFREVPVPVNLVRELADALGAAGRAPSVDGASNVDVPVLARFGGPGKGPIGYSSNWLYQAAKAVFEDAARTLEGEASTRLLQASTHWLRHSHGSHALNPDELGAEVPIEIVRRNLGHSSIGTTSGYITTERDAQLRAMSKLWQHNAV
- the istA gene encoding IS21 family transposase, with product MPGHHINDYQMRLYMKHRLSEGPSKAAARVGFSVATAYRVEQDPRLPSQKKAPRERRRPDPLAEIFDAEVVPLLKAAPGVRPVAVFEEMMRRHPQLPPGVRRTLERRIRGWRAIHGEERDVIFRQVHEPGRLGLSDFTEMDGLGITVAGVALDHRLYHFRLACSGFEHAHVILGGESYVALAEGLQNALWALGGAPREHRSDSLSAAFRNLEREARDDLTSRYDALCAHYGMQPTRNNRGVAHENGSIESPHGHLKSAIRDAVLLRGSSDFADLLAYRRFIDEIVSRHNARNGKRIDAERVTLQPLPPSRTCDYEETLVYVTSAGGFTLRKVFYTVPSRLIGHRLRVRLYDDRLELLLGGTSLMTLERGRPGANGRHGHVVDYRHVIHALRRKPMALLNLVYRDRLFPREAYRLTFDRLCEALTPRAACKTMVELLSLAHERTCEAQLADVLAQDLSERRLPDLKALWARFTPDPARLPHVCVQLASLSDYEALVNLDMEVQA
- a CDS encoding alkene reductase, giving the protein MLFEPLATPLLQLANRIVMAPMTRSRAVEANTPNDLMAEYYGQRAAAGLIITEGTSPSPNGLGYARIPGLFNQAQVLGWRRVTDAVHARGGKIFVQLMHTGRVTHVLNLPVAAEVLGPTADACPGQMHTDAKGMQQHSRPRAMSQDDIAHAVDEYVQSAQLAIQAGFDGVELHAANGYLIEQFLNANVNQRTDQYGAGIDGRNRFAIEIARATAAAIGPQRVGIRLSPYGVFNSTGPFADVDAQYLALTHQLSELGLLYVHVLDHSAMGAPAVPAELKARLRAAFKGLFILAGGFDQASAERALEAGQADLIAFARPFIANPDLVARMRTDAALNVLDPETFYTPGAKGYTDYPVLAD
- the istB gene encoding IS21-like element helper ATPase IstB, yielding MSDEFDSTRLTLLLNELRLPALKQMWPTFAERSDKEGWPAARLLMALAEHELAERDRRRIERHLAEAKLLPGKTLDNFDFDAVPMVSRAQVSALCAGDAWLRNGANLILMGPPGGGKSHLSSAIGLALLEKGWRVLFARTSDLVQRLQIARRELSLEAAINRLDNFHLVVLDDFAYVTKDQAETSVLFELISARYERRSLLITANQPFGEWNKVFPDPAMTLAAVDRLVHHSTIFELNVESYRRRTAMQRKQHGPGRPASFATPKNVGVPTARDNQPAS
- a CDS encoding type II toxin-antitoxin system PemK/MazF family toxin; the encoded protein is MNQKGKVRSSARCCEPDVLDTGPKLGDIVECRFPQEVGVPGPKNRPALVLQVEEASDDPAGSVVVVAYATSQNTTAVYPGEFVIEASAKTGLTKATKFDLVNHHRLAFDDTWFAAAPGKTPRYPRRGRLDLQDPIVKRKLQSAIMEAKNQPKNF